The following proteins come from a genomic window of Phnomibacter ginsenosidimutans:
- a CDS encoding arylsulfatase, whose translation MLRSKRPNIIYIYADDLGYGELGAYGQQKIRTPHLDRMAAEGMRFTQHYTSMPVCAPARSMLMTGMHAGHAAIRGNYELGGFADSAERGQLPLPKTSVTVAEMLQQHGYATAMIGKWGLGMADTNGSPLQHGFDYYYGYLDQKQAHNYYPSHLWENDRWDSLHQPWIDVHKRLNPGTATESDFNRYKGQQYAPALLTQKALQFIDQHQQQPFFLYLPYTLPHLSLQAPDSCVQQYIGQFDEKPYYGQQCYASTKYPMSTYAAMITYLDAQVGIVQQHLQQLGLDSNTLVIFSSDNGATFHSSVDVAFFNSSAGLRGLKMDLYEGGIRMPMIARWPGRIAAGSETNHVSAQYDVFATVADLLRYKKAPKTDGLSFLPTLLGKGKQATHPFLYFEFVEKTGQIAVRMGPWKAVKSNIKKNPQAPWELYHLDTDVNEQHDVAAQHPEIVAKAIEIAKREHQHSAIPAWDFVDAALYPTSNQH comes from the coding sequence ATGCTACGCAGCAAGCGGCCTAACATCATTTACATTTATGCAGATGATTTGGGCTATGGTGAGCTGGGGGCGTATGGTCAGCAAAAAATTCGTACGCCGCACCTCGACCGTATGGCGGCTGAGGGCATGCGGTTTACGCAGCATTATACCAGCATGCCTGTATGTGCTCCTGCCCGCAGCATGCTCATGACGGGTATGCATGCCGGCCACGCTGCTATCCGCGGCAACTACGAGCTGGGTGGTTTTGCTGATAGTGCGGAGCGTGGTCAGCTGCCATTGCCCAAAACGAGTGTTACTGTAGCAGAAATGTTGCAGCAACATGGCTATGCTACTGCCATGATTGGCAAGTGGGGCCTCGGCATGGCCGATACAAATGGCAGCCCTTTGCAGCATGGTTTTGATTATTACTACGGCTACCTCGATCAAAAGCAGGCCCACAATTATTACCCTTCGCATTTGTGGGAAAATGACCGTTGGGATTCGTTGCACCAGCCATGGATAGATGTACACAAACGGCTGAATCCGGGGACTGCTACTGAATCCGATTTCAACCGCTACAAAGGCCAGCAATATGCACCGGCCCTGCTAACGCAGAAGGCGCTGCAGTTTATCGACCAACACCAACAACAACCGTTTTTTCTGTACCTGCCGTATACCTTGCCCCATTTGTCGCTGCAAGCGCCCGATAGTTGTGTGCAGCAATACATCGGTCAGTTTGATGAAAAACCTTACTACGGTCAACAGTGTTATGCAAGCACCAAGTATCCGATGTCTACCTACGCTGCCATGATTACTTATTTGGATGCACAGGTGGGCATAGTGCAGCAACACTTGCAGCAGCTGGGCCTCGATAGCAATACACTTGTCATTTTCAGCAGCGACAATGGAGCCACTTTTCATAGCAGCGTTGATGTGGCGTTTTTCAATAGCAGTGCCGGCCTTCGTGGATTGAAGATGGATTTGTACGAAGGCGGCATTCGCATGCCGATGATAGCCCGCTGGCCCGGTCGCATTGCCGCTGGCAGCGAAACCAATCATGTATCGGCGCAATACGATGTGTTTGCTACGGTGGCCGATTTGCTGCGGTATAAAAAAGCACCCAAAACAGATGGCCTATCTTTTTTGCCAACGCTGTTGGGCAAAGGGAAACAAGCCACGCATCCGTTTCTCTATTTTGAATTTGTAGAAAAAACCGGACAGATAGCGGTACGTATGGGCCCTTGGAAAGCGGTGAAGAGCAACATCAAAAAAAATCCGCAGGCCCCATGGGAGCTCTACCATTTAGACACGGATGTAAATGAACAACACGATGTGGCAGCGCAGCATCCGGAGATTGTAGCGAAAGCCATTGAGATAGCCAAAAGAGAACACCAGCATTCGGCCATTCCCGCATGGGATTTTGTGGATGCTGCACTTTACCCAACCTCTAATCAACATTGA
- a CDS encoding family 20 glycosylhydrolase: MKQWIITCCCVWMMGLAQAQTVLPQYPDSLFNTYYHQRNSLFAALPLQRNDIVFVGNSITDGNEWAELFSDPRIKNRGISGDVSAGVLHRLPQMVQYKPAKIVLMIGVNDLARGVSADSLLCNIFLIADYVHEQSPSTKLIVQSILPVNAAFGKFGGHTSKAAIIKTVNAQLESQAAKHQYVFADLYTGFLNANGDMQENYTNDGLHLMGEGYLLWKHLIYPYVYDLPLQPALIPMPQQVQWQAGRFPLYKCRNVVVANDSLLPEAKLLQQWLPHQQLHIGKQKQNEPAIELQLDASINAAISPEKYALTVTTHKIILKAATRHGLFNGLQTLHQLMRDGVMIPAVSIQDWPAFPVRGFMVDVGRNFQSMYQLKAQVDVMAAYKLNVFHFHLTEDIAWRLQSRRYPQLTAPQHMQRNAGEYYSVADMQELIAYCKERHITLIPEIDMPGHSAAFERAMGVIMQSDSGMAICKNILREFCETHDVPAIHIGGDEVKITNQSFLPEMVALLKSLGKQVWAWDPGGNVPKGTYMQMWNGNTKVKAGYPAVDSRHLYLNHFDPLDGVVTTYYHQICDVDTATADARGAILCNWPDRRVSVEADLIRMNAVYPVMLTFAERTWQGKGWRNFTTALAAKGTPQHTAFAAFEQRLLAHQQQYFQQQSFPYWPQANIEWTLIGPYKNAGKLQQSFAPEQPAFWDTVKLQQYPTVTGGTIWLRHFWHPMIPSHLAKPTDSTTWYAVRKIWSNEAGMADAWIGFNDLSRSTATHSLPAGAWDDKGSEVWVNGQRIAPPQWQRAGQQGHLEIPYTDEGYAYRPPTKIFFQKGWNTVLIKAPVGSFRADWQQPVKWMFTFLTANTQ, translated from the coding sequence ATGAAGCAATGGATTATTACTTGTTGTTGTGTATGGATGATGGGATTGGCGCAGGCACAAACGGTGTTGCCGCAATACCCCGACTCTTTGTTCAACACCTACTATCATCAACGCAATAGTTTGTTTGCAGCCCTGCCGCTGCAACGTAACGATATTGTATTTGTGGGCAACAGCATTACAGATGGTAATGAGTGGGCCGAGTTGTTCAGTGATCCACGCATCAAGAACCGTGGCATCAGCGGCGATGTAAGCGCAGGTGTGCTGCACCGATTGCCGCAAATGGTACAATACAAACCTGCCAAAATTGTATTGATGATTGGCGTGAATGATTTGGCCCGTGGTGTTTCCGCTGATAGTTTGCTGTGCAATATTTTCTTGATAGCCGATTATGTGCATGAGCAATCCCCGTCTACAAAACTGATAGTGCAGAGCATCCTGCCGGTGAATGCCGCCTTTGGCAAGTTTGGCGGGCATACCAGCAAAGCAGCCATTATTAAAACCGTGAATGCTCAGCTGGAATCGCAGGCGGCCAAGCATCAGTATGTGTTTGCCGATTTGTATACTGGTTTCCTCAATGCCAACGGCGATATGCAGGAAAACTATACCAACGATGGCCTGCACCTGATGGGCGAAGGATACCTGTTGTGGAAGCACCTCATTTATCCGTATGTGTACGATTTGCCGTTGCAGCCGGCACTCATTCCCATGCCGCAGCAAGTGCAATGGCAGGCGGGTCGTTTTCCGTTGTACAAATGCCGGAACGTAGTGGTAGCAAATGATAGCTTGCTGCCAGAAGCAAAGCTGTTGCAGCAATGGCTGCCCCATCAGCAATTACACATTGGTAAGCAAAAACAAAATGAACCTGCTATCGAACTGCAGCTAGATGCAAGCATCAACGCTGCTATTTCGCCAGAAAAATATGCGTTGACGGTAACAACACACAAGATCATATTGAAAGCTGCTACCCGGCATGGCTTGTTCAATGGCTTACAAACCTTGCATCAATTGATGCGGGATGGCGTGATGATACCTGCTGTCAGCATTCAGGACTGGCCGGCCTTTCCGGTACGGGGTTTTATGGTAGATGTGGGCCGCAATTTTCAATCGATGTATCAGCTGAAAGCACAGGTTGACGTGATGGCGGCGTACAAACTCAACGTGTTTCATTTTCACCTTACAGAAGATATTGCATGGCGCCTGCAAAGCCGCCGTTATCCGCAGCTCACCGCACCGCAACACATGCAGCGCAATGCAGGTGAATATTACTCTGTAGCTGACATGCAGGAGCTGATTGCGTATTGTAAAGAACGCCATATTACCCTGATACCCGAGATAGACATGCCCGGGCATAGTGCGGCTTTTGAAAGAGCCATGGGGGTAATCATGCAAAGCGATTCGGGCATGGCCATTTGCAAAAACATACTGCGGGAGTTTTGCGAGACCCACGATGTACCGGCTATACATATTGGTGGCGATGAAGTGAAAATTACCAACCAAAGTTTTCTGCCAGAGATGGTGGCCTTGCTCAAATCACTCGGCAAGCAGGTGTGGGCCTGGGACCCCGGCGGCAATGTGCCTAAGGGAACTTATATGCAAATGTGGAATGGCAATACCAAAGTGAAGGCAGGTTATCCTGCTGTTGACTCCCGTCATTTGTACCTCAATCATTTTGATCCGCTGGATGGTGTGGTCACTACTTACTATCATCAGATTTGTGATGTGGATACTGCCACTGCCGATGCCCGTGGCGCCATACTTTGCAACTGGCCCGACAGGCGGGTGAGTGTTGAAGCCGACCTCATACGCATGAATGCTGTGTACCCGGTGATGCTTACGTTTGCGGAGCGTACCTGGCAGGGCAAGGGATGGAGAAACTTTACTACTGCATTGGCTGCAAAAGGAACGCCACAGCATACAGCCTTTGCGGCTTTTGAGCAACGTTTGCTGGCCCATCAACAGCAGTATTTTCAGCAGCAATCTTTTCCTTACTGGCCACAGGCCAATATTGAATGGACCTTGATTGGTCCGTATAAAAATGCTGGCAAACTGCAGCAATCTTTTGCACCCGAACAACCCGCTTTTTGGGATACAGTGAAACTACAGCAATACCCAACCGTTACAGGAGGTACCATTTGGCTGCGGCATTTCTGGCATCCCATGATTCCTTCACATTTGGCCAAGCCTACGGATAGTACTACCTGGTATGCTGTGCGAAAAATTTGGAGCAACGAAGCAGGCATGGCAGATGCATGGATTGGCTTCAACGATTTGTCCCGTTCTACTGCCACGCATTCATTGCCTGCAGGTGCGTGGGATGATAAGGGTAGTGAAGTATGGGTAAATGGGCAACGTATAGCGCCACCACAATGGCAAAGGGCCGGGCAGCAAGGTCATCTCGAAATTCCGTACACCGACGAAGGCTATGCGTACCGGCCGCCGACAAAAATATTTTTCCAGAAAGGATGGAATACCGTGCTAATCAAAGCGCCAGTTGGTAGCTTTCGGGCCGACTGGCAACAGCCGGTGAAATGGATGTTTACATTTTTAACAGCAAACACTCAATAA
- a CDS encoding sialate O-acetylesterase yields the protein MRWWSIVCGLLMCVTAQARLQLAAPFASQMLLQRNQRIHVWGKGTPQQSVQVSLGKHNAVTQVAADSTWSLYLPAQSASTQPLSMYVVSGTDSVVLTDLLIGDVWLCIGQSNMEWPVKRSLHAAEAMAAPPQPLLRFYNPSYAGKNLYNIAFTDSVIRRLNTQQFYQGTWQRCDSSSLPDMSAVAYFFGQHLLNNTGVPQGFVQLSIGGAPLETFIRRKALAAHPQLAAKQQGNWLSNDALPVWVRERGMQNTAHNTSIPTDDMGPNHAYKPGFAYAAGVAAFTPMPVAGVLCYQGESNAQEPERVAEYAALNELMINDYRRAWQLPALPFYFVQLSSIEATNYKSALWPAFRNEQRLMLDKIPFSGMAVSSDVGARHDVHPTDKKTVGERLALWALRDVYGQRITASGPLPLSVRYKQGKVVIRFAHCKGLQTANAAPLQGFSLNGASPVAAQIRHNKIIISTPAKPEAVYYGWQPYSNGNLLNAAQLPASTFKIAVQ from the coding sequence ATGCGGTGGTGGAGTATTGTTTGCGGATTATTGATGTGTGTAACAGCACAGGCCCGGTTGCAGTTGGCGGCACCTTTTGCTTCGCAGATGCTGCTGCAGCGCAACCAGCGCATTCATGTGTGGGGAAAGGGTACACCGCAACAGTCAGTGCAAGTTTCTCTTGGTAAACATAACGCCGTTACACAAGTAGCCGCAGATTCCACTTGGTCGCTGTACCTGCCTGCACAATCAGCCAGTACTCAGCCCCTGTCTATGTACGTTGTTTCGGGTACTGATTCTGTTGTATTGACAGATCTGCTCATTGGCGATGTATGGTTGTGCATTGGCCAGAGCAATATGGAATGGCCGGTGAAAAGATCGCTTCATGCAGCCGAAGCTATGGCTGCCCCACCGCAACCCTTACTTCGTTTTTACAACCCCAGCTACGCGGGTAAAAATCTTTACAACATTGCTTTTACTGATTCCGTTATCCGCCGGTTGAATACGCAACAATTTTACCAAGGCACCTGGCAACGCTGCGATAGCAGCAGCCTGCCCGATATGAGTGCAGTGGCCTATTTCTTTGGCCAACATTTGCTCAACAATACCGGCGTACCACAAGGTTTTGTGCAACTTTCTATTGGTGGGGCACCGCTGGAAACTTTTATTCGGAGAAAAGCATTGGCGGCACATCCGCAGCTGGCTGCCAAGCAACAAGGCAACTGGCTGAGCAACGATGCGCTGCCTGTGTGGGTGCGGGAACGGGGCATGCAAAACACTGCCCACAATACCTCCATTCCTACGGATGATATGGGCCCGAACCATGCCTATAAGCCGGGCTTTGCGTATGCTGCCGGTGTGGCTGCTTTTACACCTATGCCGGTAGCGGGAGTGCTTTGTTATCAGGGTGAAAGCAATGCGCAGGAACCGGAACGGGTAGCAGAATATGCCGCCTTGAATGAGCTGATGATAAATGACTATCGTCGGGCATGGCAACTGCCTGCACTGCCTTTTTATTTTGTACAACTCTCTTCTATTGAAGCAACGAATTACAAGAGTGCATTGTGGCCTGCATTCAGAAATGAACAACGGTTGATGTTGGACAAGATTCCCTTCAGCGGCATGGCGGTGAGCAGTGATGTTGGTGCAAGGCATGATGTGCATCCGACGGATAAAAAAACGGTGGGCGAACGCCTGGCTTTGTGGGCCCTGCGGGATGTGTATGGCCAGCGAATAACAGCTTCTGGTCCTTTGCCTTTGAGTGTCCGTTATAAGCAAGGCAAAGTTGTCATTCGCTTTGCGCATTGCAAAGGGTTACAGACTGCGAATGCTGCTCCATTGCAAGGTTTTTCGCTGAATGGCGCATCACCAGTAGCTGCACAAATTCGCCATAACAAAATCATTATTTCTACCCCTGCCAAACCCGAAGCGGTGTATTATGGCTGGCAACCATACAGCAATGGCAATTTGCTGAATGCTGCGCAGCTGCCGGCTTCCACTTTTAAAATAGCGGTACAATGA